In one window of Candidatus Scalindua sp. DNA:
- a CDS encoding bifunctional acetate--CoA ligase family protein/GNAT family N-acetyltransferase: MSNPEKRLQNPIKRIFNPSTIALIGATEREGSVGKTILENLLLSKERKIFPVNPNRDTVLGMACYADVAQVPEEIDLAIIVTPARIVLESVTQCGKAGVTGIIIISAGFRETGKEGRELEDQISKIGKQYGMRIIGPNCMGVIRPNIGLNASFFKANPEPGNIAFISQSGALGSAVLDWAISAHIGFSMFASIGSMLDVAISDLIDFLGDDPDTKSIMIYMESIGNAKKFMSAARGYARNKPIIVVKPGKYDESAKAAMSHTGAIAGDDQVYDAAFKRVGVVRVKNIADLFDVATVLDSKNLPKSQRLAIITNAGGPGVMATDALIELGGELAHLSDKSLAELNTCLPPYWSKGNPLDVLGDADNERYLKAINICLNDPGVDGILIIYTPQGATKPHELAKTVVEIFKNASKPILTAWIGGDDIQKARKNLIQNGIPTYETPEDAVKTYLYMYKYFRNLKLLYETPVELSTDLSPAKHNLKALIKRTITEGRKVLTEEESKRFLINYGIPTTKPYLSRDVEDAVCMAGRIGYPVVLKITSPDITHKSDIGGVLTGIHSDEGLRAGYNSLIKNVKKNVPEARMVGVSIQKMILDVDYELILGVKKDKDFGSVILFGMGGVDVEIFRDISIGLPPLNQTLAKRLMEETKVYQMLKGFRGRTPADMRQLEQILVNFSDLIVDFPEIAEMDINPLAVSNGKPYALDARIILDSDALKYTVQFPHLVITPYPTRYIIPWKLSDGTEVTLRPIRPEDEPLEHEMLTTLSKEALIGRFFQAIKDITHEMLFRFCNIDYDREMAIVAELREDKKRRIIGIGRLIIEAEFKNAEFAVVVHDTFQGKGLGHKLIDTLIGIAQEKELEKMYGIVLTDNERMLTVCRELGFIIKHLPDGISMAELVLK; the protein is encoded by the coding sequence ATGTCTAATCCTGAAAAAAGGCTTCAAAATCCTATAAAAAGAATATTTAATCCCTCAACAATAGCGCTCATTGGTGCTACCGAGAGAGAGGGTTCTGTCGGGAAGACCATTCTGGAAAACTTACTGCTCAGTAAAGAGAGAAAGATATTTCCCGTAAATCCGAACAGAGATACGGTGCTTGGAATGGCGTGCTATGCGGATGTTGCACAGGTTCCAGAGGAGATTGATCTTGCGATCATAGTAACACCTGCCCGGATAGTGCTGGAATCTGTTACACAGTGCGGTAAGGCAGGTGTAACGGGGATAATAATAATCTCTGCAGGTTTCAGAGAGACCGGAAAAGAAGGCCGGGAACTGGAAGACCAGATAAGTAAAATCGGGAAGCAATACGGAATGAGAATCATAGGACCTAACTGCATGGGAGTCATCAGGCCGAATATTGGCTTAAATGCATCATTTTTCAAGGCTAATCCTGAACCGGGAAACATTGCCTTTATCTCTCAAAGCGGCGCGCTGGGGAGTGCTGTACTGGATTGGGCAATCAGCGCGCATATAGGGTTCAGTATGTTTGCATCCATTGGTTCAATGCTGGATGTTGCTATAAGCGACTTGATAGATTTTCTTGGAGATGACCCTGACACAAAAAGTATTATGATTTATATGGAGAGTATCGGAAATGCAAAAAAGTTCATGAGTGCAGCAAGGGGATATGCACGTAACAAACCCATAATTGTTGTTAAACCGGGAAAGTATGATGAAAGTGCAAAGGCTGCAATGTCTCATACCGGCGCTATAGCAGGAGACGATCAGGTTTATGATGCAGCCTTCAAGAGGGTTGGTGTCGTGAGAGTAAAAAATATAGCAGATTTATTTGATGTTGCAACGGTTCTTGATTCAAAGAATCTACCCAAAAGTCAGAGATTGGCGATTATTACCAATGCCGGTGGACCGGGAGTCATGGCTACCGATGCATTGATTGAACTGGGAGGGGAACTTGCACATCTCTCTGATAAAAGCCTGGCAGAGCTTAATACGTGCTTACCCCCCTACTGGAGTAAAGGCAATCCCCTTGACGTTTTGGGGGATGCGGACAATGAAAGATATCTTAAAGCCATAAACATCTGTTTAAATGATCCCGGTGTAGACGGCATTTTAATAATTTACACGCCTCAGGGCGCTACAAAACCGCATGAACTGGCAAAAACCGTTGTCGAAATTTTCAAAAATGCATCGAAACCGATCTTGACTGCATGGATTGGCGGAGATGATATTCAGAAAGCACGAAAAAATTTGATACAAAACGGCATACCAACATATGAAACACCTGAGGATGCCGTTAAGACATATCTCTACATGTACAAGTATTTTAGAAATCTCAAGCTGTTATATGAAACACCGGTTGAATTGTCGACAGACTTGTCACCGGCAAAACATAATCTAAAAGCACTCATAAAAAGAACTATTACCGAGGGGAGAAAAGTTCTTACTGAGGAAGAATCCAAGAGGTTTTTAATCAATTACGGCATCCCGACAACCAAACCATATCTGAGCAGAGACGTTGAAGACGCCGTATGCATGGCGGGCAGAATTGGTTATCCGGTAGTACTGAAAATTACTTCTCCAGACATTACTCACAAAAGTGACATAGGAGGTGTTTTAACCGGCATACATTCTGATGAAGGATTAAGGGCAGGATACAACAGCCTGATTAAGAATGTCAAAAAAAATGTGCCGGAGGCGAGAATGGTGGGCGTGTCCATACAGAAGATGATCCTGGATGTAGATTACGAGCTTATACTGGGCGTAAAAAAGGACAAGGATTTTGGTTCTGTTATCCTTTTCGGTATGGGAGGTGTCGATGTTGAAATATTCAGGGATATCTCCATAGGACTGCCTCCATTGAATCAGACTCTGGCAAAAAGGTTAATGGAAGAGACAAAAGTATACCAGATGCTTAAAGGGTTCAGGGGGAGAACTCCTGCTGATATGAGACAATTAGAGCAGATACTGGTAAATTTCTCAGACTTGATAGTAGATTTCCCAGAGATTGCAGAAATGGACATAAACCCGCTTGCGGTATCGAACGGTAAACCATATGCCCTTGATGCCAGGATCATCCTTGACAGTGACGCCCTGAAGTATACAGTACAATTTCCCCATTTAGTAATTACACCCTATCCGACGAGATATATCATTCCCTGGAAATTGTCAGATGGAACCGAAGTAACCTTAAGGCCGATCAGGCCTGAAGATGAACCGTTAGAACATGAAATGCTGACGACCCTGTCCAAAGAGGCATTGATAGGGAGATTCTTTCAGGCAATCAAGGATATTACACATGAGATGCTCTTTAGATTCTGCAACATAGACTACGATAGAGAAATGGCTATTGTCGCTGAATTAAGAGAAGATAAAAAAAGAAGGATAATCGGTATTGGAAGGCTGATTATTGAGGCAGAGTTCAAGAATGCAGAGTTTGCAGTTGTTGTTCATGATACATTTCAGGGGAAAGGGCTAGGGCATAAGCTCATAGATACATTGATAGGAATTGCACAGGAAAAGGAATTGGAGAAGATGTACGGCATCGTTCTGACAGATAATGAAAGGATGTTAACGGTTTGCAGAGAATTAGGTTTTATCATAAAACACCTGCCGGATGGGATCAGTATGGCTGAATTGGTATTAAAGTAA
- the glgP gene encoding alpha-glucan family phosphorylase, with protein sequence MTKNFPNIPERINGLAGLAYNLWWSWNPATRLIFKSLDRQAWKECVHDPVRMLREIPAEILESAANNPQYLKHYDKTMTEFNRYMEILSCWFTEKITCAACPPIAYFSAEYGLHHSLPFYAGGLGFLAGDHIKECSDLGIPLVAIGFMYPEGYFRQRIRIDGWQESVDETLDRDVTPITRVLDKEGKQLVVKVPFTDPPIHVALWKVDVGRVTLYLMDTDVEINVPWHRSITSQLYVGDIEHRLLQELVLGIGGSEALRAVGIDDYLLHLNEGHTSFALLERVRSRMTSGMSYDDAVQNTRKTSIFTTHTPVPAGIDVFPFPLMDKYFSSYYSHFGLSRDSFYRLGLHPENPSAGFNMSVLALNLTAYHNGVSKKHGEVSRQMWKSLWPDKKVDDVPIDYITNGVHVPTWLEPKMELLFNKYLGPDWKQHHDSPDLWKAVEDIPNQDLWHVSRWTKTKLVNAVRELARKEWVEERADPLKVISGGTLLDPLALTIGFARRFATYKRAYLIFSDLERLKRLLNNRWRPVQIIFAGKAHPADNEGKRILQDVFQKVCDPAMGGHIAFIENYNEQLAQYLVHGVDVWLNNPVPPMEASGTSGMKASLNGVPQLSILDGWWLEGYNGKNGWAFKESGSDTGDAESIYRLLENDVVPLYYNQDQDGVPHEWIRFMKESIKSTGAAFSARRMVKEYALKFYQPALKEIGIASRVI encoded by the coding sequence ATGACAAAAAATTTTCCTAACATACCGGAAAGAATAAACGGTCTCGCCGGGTTGGCATATAATCTGTGGTGGAGCTGGAATCCGGCGACGCGACTGATTTTTAAATCGCTGGACAGGCAGGCATGGAAAGAGTGCGTTCACGATCCTGTCAGGATGCTCAGGGAAATTCCTGCTGAGATTCTGGAATCAGCGGCAAATAATCCCCAGTATCTGAAACACTATGATAAAACCATGACTGAATTCAACCGTTACATGGAAATACTCAGCTGCTGGTTCACTGAGAAAATTACCTGTGCAGCCTGTCCGCCGATTGCCTATTTTTCTGCGGAGTACGGCCTGCATCACTCCCTTCCCTTTTATGCCGGAGGGCTGGGTTTTCTGGCCGGAGACCATATCAAGGAGTGCAGTGACCTCGGTATTCCGCTGGTTGCAATCGGATTTATGTATCCCGAAGGGTACTTCCGACAGAGAATCCGTATTGACGGCTGGCAGGAAAGTGTCGATGAAACCCTGGACAGAGACGTAACCCCTATTACGAGAGTCCTTGATAAAGAGGGGAAACAGCTGGTAGTTAAAGTTCCATTTACTGATCCCCCGATCCATGTTGCCCTCTGGAAAGTGGATGTCGGCCGGGTCACCCTCTATCTCATGGATACCGATGTTGAAATAAATGTCCCCTGGCACAGGTCAATCACATCACAACTGTACGTCGGCGACATCGAACACCGGCTGCTGCAGGAGCTTGTTCTCGGAATCGGCGGCAGTGAGGCCCTGCGGGCAGTTGGAATAGATGATTACCTTTTGCATCTCAATGAAGGACACACCTCATTTGCACTGCTTGAGAGAGTAAGAAGCAGAATGACCAGTGGCATGAGCTATGATGATGCTGTCCAGAACACCCGGAAAACATCAATTTTTACAACCCATACCCCGGTTCCCGCGGGAATTGACGTCTTCCCGTTCCCTCTCATGGACAAATATTTCAGCAGTTACTATTCCCATTTCGGATTGAGCCGTGACTCTTTCTACCGTCTGGGGCTGCACCCGGAAAATCCTTCCGCCGGATTTAATATGTCTGTACTTGCCTTGAATCTGACGGCATATCATAACGGTGTCAGTAAAAAACATGGAGAAGTTTCCCGTCAAATGTGGAAGTCTCTGTGGCCCGATAAAAAAGTAGATGATGTGCCCATTGATTACATAACCAACGGTGTGCATGTGCCTACCTGGCTAGAGCCGAAGATGGAACTCCTTTTTAACAAGTATCTCGGCCCGGACTGGAAACAGCATCACGATAGTCCCGACCTGTGGAAGGCTGTTGAGGACATTCCGAACCAGGATCTATGGCATGTTTCCAGGTGGACGAAGACAAAACTGGTAAATGCGGTGAGGGAACTTGCACGCAAAGAGTGGGTGGAAGAGAGGGCTGATCCGCTGAAAGTGATCTCGGGAGGCACGCTTCTGGATCCTCTCGCCTTAACCATCGGATTCGCACGCCGCTTTGCAACCTATAAGAGGGCATACCTGATCTTTTCAGACCTGGAGCGGCTGAAACGGCTGCTCAATAACCGGTGGAGGCCGGTGCAGATAATATTCGCGGGAAAGGCACATCCCGCCGATAACGAGGGTAAGAGAATACTTCAGGACGTCTTTCAAAAGGTCTGTGACCCTGCCATGGGCGGCCATATCGCCTTTATTGAGAATTATAATGAACAACTTGCTCAATATCTTGTGCACGGTGTTGATGTCTGGCTTAATAATCCAGTTCCGCCGATGGAAGCTTCAGGGACAAGCGGAATGAAGGCTTCTCTCAATGGTGTCCCACAGCTCAGTATACTTGACGGATGGTGGCTGGAGGGGTACAACGGTAAAAACGGCTGGGCCTTTAAGGAAAGCGGATCAGATACCGGAGATGCTGAATCAATTTATCGGCTGCTGGAGAATGATGTTGTTCCTCTTTATTACAACCAGGATCAGGACGGGGTCCCTCATGAGTGGATCAGATTCATGAAGGAGTCTATAAAAAGCACCGGAGCGGCATTCAGCGCGCGCCGGATGGTGAAAGAATACGCGTTAAAGTTTTACCAGCCGGCACTGAAAGAAATCGGAATAGCAAGCCGTGTCATATGA